A stretch of Alkaliphilus flagellatus DNA encodes these proteins:
- a CDS encoding 1-deoxy-D-xylulose-5-phosphate reductoisomerase — MKNISILGSTGSIGKQTLDVVKNHRERFKVVGLSALENIDEVEKQIYEFDPEIVAIFNQDKAEILSNRVGRKIKIVSGIDGLIEVATLNSANIVVTSVVGSIGLIPTLEAIRCNKTIALANKETLVVAGELVMNEAQKYGVEIIPVDSEHSAIFQCLQGEDIKNISRIILTASGGSFRDWTKEEIEKASAEDALRHPTWNMGQKVTIDSATLMNKGLEVIEARWLFNLELDKIDVIVHPQSIIHSMVEYKDNSIISQMGLPDMRTPIQYALSYPERINSNVEKLDFNKLEELTFMAPDTNRFPCLSLAYEALKIGKTMPCVLNGANEVLVEYFLKNKIRFYDIPELIEKAMSVHEPFSYKTVDELLEVDKWVRSWIKNQLK, encoded by the coding sequence TTGAAAAATATTAGTATATTAGGATCTACTGGATCAATTGGAAAACAGACACTTGATGTTGTAAAAAACCATAGAGAAAGATTTAAGGTTGTCGGATTATCAGCACTAGAGAATATTGATGAAGTTGAGAAACAGATATATGAATTTGATCCTGAAATCGTTGCTATTTTTAATCAAGATAAAGCTGAAATTTTATCTAATAGAGTCGGTAGGAAGATTAAAATTGTTTCTGGAATTGATGGATTAATTGAGGTAGCTACATTAAATTCAGCAAATATAGTTGTAACATCAGTTGTGGGGAGTATTGGATTGATACCTACACTTGAGGCTATTAGATGTAATAAGACTATAGCTTTAGCTAATAAGGAAACCTTAGTTGTAGCTGGTGAGTTAGTTATGAATGAAGCTCAAAAATACGGGGTTGAAATAATTCCAGTAGATAGTGAACATTCTGCTATTTTTCAATGTCTACAAGGAGAAGATATAAAAAATATATCAAGAATTATTTTAACTGCTTCAGGTGGCTCTTTTAGAGACTGGACAAAGGAAGAAATAGAAAAAGCAAGTGCAGAAGATGCCTTAAGACATCCAACATGGAATATGGGACAGAAAGTTACTATTGATTCTGCTACTTTAATGAATAAGGGATTAGAAGTAATTGAAGCACGATGGTTATTTAATTTAGAACTGGATAAAATAGATGTTATAGTTCATCCACAAAGTATAATCCATTCAATGGTTGAGTATAAAGATAATTCAATCATTAGTCAAATGGGACTGCCAGATATGAGAACACCAATACAATATGCACTCTCTTATCCAGAACGAATTAATAGCAATGTTGAAAAACTTGACTTTAATAAATTAGAAGAATTAACTTTCATGGCTCCAGATACTAATAGATTTCCATGTTTATCCTTAGCTTATGAAGCATTAAAAATAGGAAAAACAATGCCATGCGTATTAAATGGAGCAAATGAAGTTTTAGTTGAATACTTCTTGAAAAATAAAATTAGATTTTATGATATACCAGAGCTTATTGAAAAGGCAATGTCGGTACATGAGCCATTTTCATATAAAACCGTTGATGAACTTTTAGAAGTGGATAAATGGGTTAGAAGCTGGATTAAAAATCAACTAAAATAG
- the ispG gene encoding flavodoxin-dependent (E)-4-hydroxy-3-methylbut-2-enyl-diphosphate synthase: MRRKTKVIKCGNVYVGGDNPISVQSMTTTDPRDVISTVNEIRRLENAGCDIVRIAVPNMESAQSIHKIKSQTNIPIVADIHFDYRLALESIKQGVDGLRLNPGNIGETTRVQEVVRAVKEKNIPIRIGVNAGSLEKSILDKYGHPTAEGMVESALRHISILEGMDFTDIVVSLKASDVKLTVDAYKLMSEQVDYPLHLGITEAGTIWTGTIKSSAGIGALLLMGIGDTIRVSLTGDPVEEIRTGRQLLKSLGIIQNEVTIISCPTCGRCQIDLINVANQVEEKLGKLKKPIKVAVMGCAVNGPGEARDADIGIAGGSGSALLFKKGEIIKKIKEEEILTTLIEEIEKM, translated from the coding sequence ATGAGAAGAAAAACTAAGGTTATTAAGTGCGGAAACGTATATGTCGGTGGTGACAATCCAATTTCAGTTCAGTCTATGACTACAACTGACCCTAGAGATGTTATTAGTACAGTTAATGAAATACGACGATTGGAAAATGCAGGATGTGATATTGTTAGAATCGCTGTTCCTAATATGGAGTCTGCTCAATCTATACATAAAATCAAATCTCAAACCAACATACCTATTGTGGCTGATATCCATTTTGATTATCGGTTAGCCTTAGAATCTATTAAGCAGGGGGTTGATGGTTTGAGATTAAACCCTGGAAATATCGGTGAAACTACAAGGGTTCAGGAGGTAGTTAGAGCAGTTAAGGAAAAAAACATACCTATTAGAATTGGTGTAAATGCAGGTTCATTAGAGAAATCTATATTAGACAAATATGGACATCCTACTGCTGAGGGGATGGTTGAAAGTGCTCTAAGGCATATATCTATTTTAGAAGGTATGGACTTTACAGATATTGTAGTATCTTTAAAAGCAAGTGATGTTAAGCTAACTGTAGATGCTTACAAATTAATGTCAGAGCAGGTTGATTACCCTCTACATTTAGGAATTACTGAAGCTGGTACAATATGGACTGGTACAATTAAATCGTCAGCAGGCATAGGTGCTTTATTATTAATGGGAATAGGTGATACAATACGGGTTTCCTTAACTGGTGATCCAGTAGAAGAAATTAGAACTGGAAGACAACTTCTTAAATCCTTAGGAATAATTCAAAATGAAGTAACTATTATATCTTGTCCTACCTGTGGTAGATGTCAAATAGACTTAATAAATGTAGCTAATCAAGTAGAAGAAAAGTTAGGGAAGCTAAAGAAGCCTATTAAGGTTGCAGTTATGGGATGTGCAGTTAATGGTCCAGGAGAGGCTAGAGATGCTGATATTGGAATCGCAGGAGGCTCAGGATCAGCACTTTTATTTAAAAAGGGAGAAATTATAAAAAAGATAAAAGAGGAAGAAATTTTAACAACATTGATAGAAGAAATTGAAAAGATGTAG
- the tsf gene encoding translation elongation factor Ts: MSITAAMVKELREKTGAGMMDCKKALTETDGNMDKAVEVLREKGLAAVAKKAGRIAAEGLVEAYIHGGRIGVLVEVNSETDFVAKNQEFKDFVKDVALQVAAANPQYVSRDQVDQEMIEKEKEILKKQALNEGKPEKIVDKMVEGRIEKFYKEICLLEQPFVKNPDITIGELLTEKISKIGENITIRRFTRYEVGEGIEKKEENFAEEVAKQIGNK, translated from the coding sequence ATGAGTATAACTGCAGCAATGGTTAAAGAATTAAGAGAAAAAACAGGTGCTGGTATGATGGATTGCAAAAAGGCACTAACTGAGACAGATGGGAATATGGACAAGGCAGTTGAAGTTCTTAGGGAAAAAGGTCTAGCTGCTGTTGCTAAAAAAGCAGGTAGAATAGCAGCTGAAGGTTTAGTTGAAGCTTACATACACGGAGGTAGAATTGGAGTATTAGTTGAAGTTAACTCTGAAACTGACTTTGTTGCTAAAAATCAAGAATTTAAAGATTTTGTAAAAGATGTTGCTCTTCAAGTTGCAGCTGCAAATCCTCAATACGTAAGCCGTGATCAAGTAGATCAAGAAATGATTGAAAAAGAGAAGGAAATTTTAAAGAAACAAGCATTAAATGAAGGTAAACCAGAAAAAATTGTTGATAAGATGGTTGAAGGAAGAATTGAAAAATTTTACAAAGAGATATGTTTATTAGAGCAACCATTTGTTAAGAATCCTGATATTACAATTGGGGAATTATTAACAGAAAAAATATCTAAAATCGGAGAAAATATCACTATTAGAAGATTTACAAGATATGAAGTAGGCGAAGGAATAGAAAAGAAAGAAGAGAATTTTGCAGAAGAAGTTGCTAAGCAGATAGGTAATAAGTAA
- the rseP gene encoding RIP metalloprotease RseP, giving the protein MATALVAIIVFGILVLIHELGHFTVAKLVGIKVHEFAIGMGPKLIQVKKGETSYSIRALPLGGYVRMEGEDEKSDDLRSFNNKSVLARISVIFAGPFMNFVLAIALFSIIFYSIGAPTTRIQEVMDQSPAQTAGIQSGDIIYSINGEKMDTWQNIIDTIGKSQDNSIHITIVRNGDKIEKTVKPTRDIETNRATIGIKTTIEKSIGASIRNGFVAIKAITTGILGFLKGLITRESNAAAEIMGPVGIINLVGQVARTGWIDVVNLTAVLSVNLGLMNLLPIPALDGSRILFLLVEMLRGKPVDPEKEGMIHLIGFGLLITLMLFVTYQDILKLFS; this is encoded by the coding sequence ATGGCAACTGCTTTAGTGGCTATTATTGTTTTTGGTATACTAGTTTTGATTCATGAGTTAGGTCATTTTACAGTGGCAAAGCTAGTAGGAATTAAAGTTCATGAATTTGCTATAGGCATGGGGCCTAAGCTTATTCAAGTTAAAAAAGGTGAAACTTCGTATTCAATTCGAGCCTTACCACTTGGTGGATATGTTAGAATGGAAGGTGAAGATGAAAAATCTGATGATTTAAGAAGCTTTAATAACAAATCAGTTTTAGCTCGTATATCTGTTATTTTTGCTGGACCCTTTATGAACTTTGTTTTAGCTATAGCATTATTTTCAATTATTTTTTATTCAATAGGAGCACCAACTACAAGAATACAAGAGGTTATGGATCAATCTCCTGCACAAACAGCTGGAATACAGAGCGGAGATATTATTTACTCTATTAATGGAGAAAAAATGGATACTTGGCAAAATATTATAGACACTATCGGAAAATCACAGGATAATTCGATACATATTACTATTGTTAGAAATGGTGATAAAATTGAGAAAACTGTAAAACCTACTAGGGATATAGAGACTAATCGGGCAACAATTGGTATCAAAACTACTATAGAAAAATCTATAGGTGCATCGATTCGAAATGGATTTGTAGCAATAAAAGCTATAACAACTGGTATATTAGGTTTTCTAAAAGGATTGATTACTAGAGAATCTAATGCTGCGGCGGAAATTATGGGACCTGTAGGAATTATAAACTTAGTAGGACAGGTGGCTAGAACAGGATGGATAGATGTAGTTAACTTGACAGCTGTGTTAAGTGTAAACTTAGGATTAATGAATCTATTACCGATACCTGCATTAGATGGAAGTAGAATTTTATTTCTATTAGTTGAAATGCTAAGAGGAAAACCCGTTGATCCTGAAAAAGAAGGTATGATACATTTAATAGGTTTTGGTCTTTTGATAACTCTAATGTTATTTGTTACTTATCAAGATATATTAAAACTATTTAGTTAA
- a CDS encoding isoprenyl transferase: MLKNLWNSSNNNKIPSNINMASIPKHIAIIMDGNGRWATERMLPRNLGHRAGVEALRDVIKTASNIGIKHLTLYAFSTENWKRPASEVSLLMKLLIEYLRKEITELHDNNVKIQTIGDINKLHDEVIEEINKATIKTKDNNGLCVNIALNYGGRSEIINAVKKVAEKAKSNEIQIDEIDEVLISSLLYTANVPDPELLIRTSGEIRLSNFLLWQCAYSEFWFTDVYWPDFRGEHLLMAISDYQNRKRRFGGI; encoded by the coding sequence ATGCTTAAAAATCTATGGAATAGTTCTAACAACAATAAAATACCATCTAATATCAATATGGCTTCAATACCTAAGCATATAGCGATTATTATGGATGGAAATGGTAGATGGGCAACAGAGCGTATGTTACCAAGAAATCTCGGACATAGGGCTGGAGTAGAAGCTTTAAGAGATGTGATAAAGACTGCTTCTAATATTGGAATAAAGCATTTAACCCTTTATGCTTTTTCTACAGAAAATTGGAAAAGACCTGCATCCGAAGTCTCATTATTAATGAAGCTTCTAATTGAGTATTTAAGAAAAGAAATAACAGAACTACATGATAATAATGTTAAGATTCAAACTATAGGAGATATTAATAAACTTCATGATGAAGTAATTGAAGAAATAAACAAAGCGACTATTAAAACAAAGGATAATAATGGACTTTGTGTTAATATAGCTTTGAACTATGGTGGTCGTTCAGAAATTATTAATGCTGTAAAAAAAGTTGCTGAAAAAGCTAAAAGCAATGAAATACAAATAGATGAAATAGATGAGGTATTAATTAGCTCTTTACTATATACTGCAAATGTACCTGATCCAGAATTATTAATTAGAACAAGTGGAGAAATCAGATTAAGTAACTTTTTGTTATGGCAATGCGCATATTCAGAATTTTGGTTTACTGATGTATACTGGCCAGATTTCAGAGGAGAGCATTTACTTATGGCAATATCTGATTACCAAAATCGCAAAAGAAGATTTGGTGGAATATAG
- the frr gene encoding ribosome recycling factor produces MKLEIHKNLEDKMTKTVNALKEDFASIRAGRANPSMLDRVVVEYYGTPTPIKQIASVTAPEPRIITIQPYDQSSINNIEKAILQSDLGVNPSNDGKIIRIVIPQLTEERRKDLTKVARKTAEDSKIVLRNERRNTNDRLKKMQKDNELTEDELKTAQDEVQKITDKFIKIVDELTEKKEQDIMEV; encoded by the coding sequence ATGAAGTTAGAAATTCATAAAAATCTTGAGGACAAAATGACGAAAACTGTTAATGCGCTTAAAGAGGATTTTGCAAGCATTAGAGCTGGTCGAGCTAATCCATCAATGTTAGACAGGGTTGTTGTAGAGTATTATGGCACACCTACTCCAATTAAGCAGATAGCTTCTGTAACGGCTCCTGAGCCAAGAATTATTACAATACAACCATATGATCAATCATCTATCAACAATATTGAAAAAGCTATTTTACAATCAGACTTAGGAGTTAACCCTTCTAATGATGGCAAAATTATTAGAATTGTTATTCCTCAATTAACAGAAGAAAGAAGAAAAGATCTCACTAAAGTGGCTAGAAAAACAGCTGAAGATAGTAAAATAGTTTTAAGAAATGAAAGACGTAATACAAATGACCGTTTGAAAAAAATGCAAAAAGATAATGAGTTAACTGAAGACGAATTAAAAACTGCACAAGATGAAGTTCAAAAAATAACTGATAAATTTATTAAAATTGTAGATGAACTTACTGAAAAGAAAGAACAGGATATTATGGAGGTATAA
- a CDS encoding phosphatidate cytidylyltransferase, producing MLKRIVSAIIGLPFLLAIIFIGGMPLFIAILIVSLIGLREFYNACKNKSLFPVEVIGYLGSIALIVLVNFSYSPSYIFLLFFILIFLLNSIQLIYGKYNFLDISVTLYGLAYVPLLLSCILLISKQPNNIVIWLVFTTAWGTDTFAYFSGYFFGKRKLCPSISPKKTVAGAIGGVLGSISISVLFGYFFLQDYIIVVAFIGAIGSIVAQVGDLSASLIKRHTGIKDFGNLIPGHGGVLDRFDSILFTAPTIYFILNFVINRR from the coding sequence ATGCTCAAGAGAATAGTTAGTGCAATTATTGGATTACCATTTTTATTAGCTATAATATTTATAGGAGGTATGCCTTTATTTATTGCTATTTTAATTGTATCATTAATTGGATTAAGAGAGTTTTATAATGCATGTAAGAACAAATCTTTATTCCCTGTTGAAGTAATAGGATACCTCGGTTCTATAGCTTTAATCGTACTAGTGAATTTTTCCTATAGTCCATCCTATATTTTTTTATTATTTTTTATTTTAATTTTCCTATTAAATAGCATACAATTAATATATGGCAAATATAACTTTTTAGATATTAGTGTTACATTATATGGGTTAGCCTATGTTCCTTTACTTTTGAGCTGTATTTTGCTTATTAGTAAACAACCAAATAATATAGTTATATGGTTGGTATTTACCACTGCTTGGGGTACAGATACATTTGCATATTTTTCAGGATACTTTTTTGGAAAAAGAAAATTGTGTCCATCAATTAGTCCTAAAAAGACTGTTGCAGGAGCAATCGGTGGTGTTTTAGGAAGTATTAGTATATCAGTATTATTTGGATATTTCTTTTTACAAGACTATATAATTGTTGTTGCATTTATTGGTGCTATTGGTAGCATTGTTGCGCAAGTTGGTGATTTAAGTGCTTCTTTAATTAAACGACATACTGGTATCAAGGATTTTGGAAATCTTATACCTGGGCATGGAGGAGTATTAGATCGCTTTGACAGCATACTTTTTACAGCTCCGACAATTTATTTTATTTTAAATTTTGTAATTAACAGGAGATAA
- the pyrH gene encoding UMP kinase, translated as MCEGGLSVLQPQYKRVLLKLSGEALAGDKGFGLDSNIVSSIAAQIKDIVNMGVQVAIVVGGGNYWRGRTGEGMDRTTADYMGMMATVINALALQDSLENLGVLTRVQSAIEMRQIAEPYIRRRAVRHLEKNRVVIFAAGTGNPYFSTDTTAALRAAEIEAEVILLAKKVDGVYSADPCLDKTATKFDELAYIDVLKMGLKVMDSTATSLCMDNGIPIKVFGLEEPENIKKVICGEKIGTYIYS; from the coding sequence ATGTGTGAAGGAGGACTGAGTGTGTTACAACCTCAATACAAAAGAGTTCTATTAAAATTAAGTGGAGAAGCTTTAGCTGGAGATAAGGGCTTTGGTTTAGATTCGAATATAGTTAGCAGTATTGCTGCTCAGATTAAAGATATTGTGAATATGGGAGTTCAGGTAGCTATAGTAGTTGGCGGTGGAAACTACTGGCGAGGTCGAACTGGTGAAGGTATGGATAGAACTACTGCTGATTATATGGGAATGATGGCAACTGTCATTAATGCCCTTGCTCTTCAAGATTCATTAGAAAATTTAGGTGTATTAACAAGAGTTCAGAGTGCTATAGAAATGAGACAAATAGCAGAACCATATATTAGAAGAAGAGCTGTTAGACATCTTGAAAAAAATCGTGTAGTTATATTTGCTGCTGGCACAGGAAACCCATATTTTTCCACAGACACTACAGCAGCTCTACGGGCTGCTGAAATTGAAGCCGAAGTAATCTTATTAGCTAAAAAGGTAGATGGAGTATATTCTGCTGATCCATGTCTTGATAAAACCGCTACGAAATTTGATGAATTAGCATATATAGATGTCTTAAAGATGGGACTAAAGGTAATGGATTCGACTGCAACATCATTATGTATGGATAATGGAATACCGATTAAAGTTTTTGGATTAGAAGAACCTGAAAATATTAAGAAGGTCATATGTGGAGAGAAAATAGGTACATATATTTATAGTTAA
- a CDS encoding glycosyltransferase family 2 protein — MKVTAIIPAYNEEKRIEKVIDPALKTDMLSNIIVVDDGSEDLTSNIVSKYNVDLIKMPQNSGKTAAVKEGIKYCKDKSDIIVLLDADLIGLTPNHIKSLILPLLEEHFDMTIGIFKSGRYVTDLAQYIAPNLSGQRAIKTHLADEILNLDITGYGIEVALSKLTRKHKLRVENVILENVTHTTKEEKIGFAKGAIWRIKMYKDIIKYWIH; from the coding sequence GTGAAGGTGACTGCCATCATACCTGCTTACAATGAAGAAAAAAGAATTGAAAAGGTAATTGATCCTGCTTTAAAGACCGATATGTTATCAAATATAATTGTAGTTGATGATGGTTCGGAAGATTTGACTTCTAATATTGTATCTAAGTATAATGTTGACTTAATAAAAATGCCTCAAAATAGTGGAAAAACTGCGGCAGTTAAAGAAGGAATAAAATACTGCAAAGATAAAAGTGATATTATAGTTCTATTAGATGCCGATTTAATAGGTCTAACTCCAAATCATATTAAATCATTAATTTTACCATTATTGGAAGAGCACTTTGATATGACAATAGGGATTTTTAAGTCTGGAAGATATGTGACAGATTTAGCACAATATATTGCACCTAACTTGTCAGGACAAAGAGCAATAAAAACACATCTTGCTGATGAAATTTTGAATTTGGATATCACAGGCTATGGAATAGAAGTAGCTCTTTCTAAATTGACTAGAAAGCATAAGCTTAGAGTAGAAAATGTAATATTAGAAAATGTAACTCATACAACAAAGGAAGAAAAAATAGGGTTTGCCAAGGGAGCAATTTGGCGAATTAAAATGTACAAAGATATAATTAAATATTGGATACATTAA